In Frondihabitans sp. PAMC 28766, a genomic segment contains:
- a CDS encoding bifunctional 2-polyprenyl-6-hydroxyphenol methylase/3-demethylubiquinol 3-O-methyltransferase UbiG, which translates to MADDALPPPADVRDETLATYEAHADRYAERTSGGRSTLVAELVDLTAAGSRVLELGSGPGRDAADLERAGLVVDRTDGAAAFVERFRRKGFEARLLNFYDTAFYDADFSEPYDAVFANAVLLHVDRDRLAGVPRSAPGHACRRRSRGVVQER; encoded by the coding sequence GTGGCTGACGACGCGTTACCCCCTCCCGCCGACGTGCGTGACGAGACTCTCGCGACCTACGAGGCGCACGCCGATCGCTACGCCGAGCGGACTTCGGGCGGCCGCTCCACGCTGGTGGCCGAGCTGGTCGACCTGACGGCGGCAGGATCGCGGGTGCTCGAGCTGGGCAGCGGCCCCGGTCGCGACGCGGCCGATCTCGAGCGGGCCGGGCTGGTAGTCGACCGCACCGACGGGGCGGCGGCGTTCGTCGAGCGTTTCCGGCGGAAAGGCTTCGAGGCGCGCCTCCTGAACTTCTACGACACGGCCTTCTACGATGCCGACTTCAGCGAGCCGTACGACGCGGTCTTCGCCAACGCCGTGCTGCTGCATGTCGATCGCGATCGGCTCGCCGGTGTTCCGCGTAGCGCGCCAGGCCACGCGTGTCGGCGGCGTTCTCGCGGCGTCGTTCAAGAAAGGTGA